The DNA window TCGATCCACGACATGATCCGCTTCGTGAAACCGCAGATCAAAATGGTCGGCACGGGATGGGTCGCCAGTGCTGGCGCCCACATCTATCTCTCGGTTCCCACAGAGGATCGGTTCTGCCTGCCGAACACCCGCTTCATGATCCACCAGCCTCTGGGTGGCATCGGCGGACGCGCGAGCGACATCGGCATCGAGGCGGAAGAGATCGTGAAGGCGCGCGGCCGGCTGAACCAGACCATCGCGGACGCCACGGGCCAGCCGCTCGAAAAGGTCGAGAAGGACACGGATCGCAACTACTGGATGTCTCCCGAAGAGGCGCAGGCCTATGGCATCGTGGGTCGGATCGTGGAGACCTCCGAGGACCTCTAGCCGGTCCCCCGTTCCTTTTCGATGCGTCCGGATTTCCCCTTCCGCCCGGCCGCGTTTCCATTCTTCTATGGCTGGGTGATCGTCGCCGCCGCGACCCTCGGAAT is part of the bacterium genome and encodes:
- a CDS encoding ATP-dependent Clp protease proteolytic subunit, which gives rise to MSEKQDESPFSNPLFRMADRLFKARTMLLHGEITSQVAQQVTAQLLALAAESDDPITIFLHSEGGHVEAGDSIHDMIRFVKPQIKMVGTGWVASAGAHIYLSVPTEDRFCLPNTRFMIHQPLGGIGGRASDIGIEAEEIVKARGRLNQTIADATGQPLEKVEKDTDRNYWMSPEEAQAYGIVGRIVETSEDL